One window of the Colletotrichum lupini chromosome 9, complete sequence genome contains the following:
- a CDS encoding maltose permease MAL31, translating into MGTTKEEPLEIGQLEHAPTGDYAIKDLAMTKQAADDEHKLGFMEAIRRYPKAAMWSVLISAAIIMEGYDIVLISSFFAQPAFKRHYGEYLPSKGTYEITASWQNGLSNAVSVGTIIGAFANGYFTHRFGYRKVLLASLASIVAFIFISFFSPNLPVLLVGQFLCGIPWGVFATTAPAYASEVCPMALRGYLTVFVNLCWALGQLISAGVQAGFSDGSNQWSYRVPFAIQWVWPLPLFAVLWFAPESPWHFVRLGDFEQAEKSVLRLGSASEAVNSKQKVAMMIHTNEIEQQMDDGTSYLDCFRGVDLRRTEIACMAFAAQPFCGSAMGGTPTYFFVQAGLPESISFRMSVGGLGIASVGTIVSWGLLGRFGRRTLYLWGLGALALILLVVGAISAGAPNSDGANYAQAGMMLGWLGVYYLTVGPICYAIISEVSSTRLRNKSVCLSRIAYYIAQIVCNVINPYMLNPTAGDWRGKTGFFWGGCAFVFFIWTFFRLPETKDKTFEELDILFARRVKASKFASYRVDAYASGDEVLAKEG; encoded by the coding sequence ATGGGCACCACCAAAGAAGAGCCGCTCGAGATCGGTCAGCTCGAGCATGCTCCCACCGGAGACTATGCCATCAAAGACCTGGCCATGACCAAGCAGGCCGCAGACGACGAGCACAAGCTTGGCTTCATGGAGGCTATCCGCCGCTATCCCAAGGCTGCCATGTGGTCTGTCCTTATCTCTGCCGCCATCATCATGGAAGGCTATGACATCGTCCTCATCTCGTCCTTCTTTGCTCAGCCCGCTTTCAAACGACACTACGGCGAGTATCTCCCCAGCAAGGGCACATACGAGATCACGGCATCCTGGCAGAATGGGTTGAGCAATGCGGTCAGTGTCGGTACAATTATCGGCGCTTTCGCAAATGGATACTTCACCCATCGCTTCGGGTACCGAAAGGTTCTTCTCGCGTCCTTGGCTAGCATCGTCGCCTTTATCTtcatctccttcttctcgccgAACCTCCCCGTCCTCCTCGTCGGCCAGTTCCTCTGCGGTATCCCCTGGGGCGTCTTCGCGACAACCGCTCCAGCTTACGCCTCCGAAGTCTGCCCGATGGCACTGCGCGGCTACCTCACCGTCTTCGTCAACCTCTGTTGGGCCCTCGGCCAGCTGATTTCAGCCGGCGTTCAGGCAGGATTCTCCGATGGCAGCAACCAGTGGTCCTACCGCGTGCCGTTTGCGATTCAATGGGTCTGGCCGCTTCCGCTTTTCGCCGTCTTGTGGTTCGCGCCCGAGTCCCCATGGCATTTTGTCCGCCTCGGCGATTTCGAGCAAGCCGAGAAGTCCGTCCTCCGTCTCGGATCCGCGTCCGAAGCCGTCAACTCGAAGCAGAAGGTTGCCATGATGATTCATACCAACGAGATTGAGCAGCAGATGGACGACGGAACCTCCTATCTCGATTGCTTCCGCGGCGTTGACCTCCGGAGAACCGAGATCGCCTGCATGGCATTTGCTGCGCAGCCTTTCTGCGGCTCCGCAATGGGAGGTACTCCCACCTACTTCTTCGTTCAAGCCGGCTTGCCAGAGTCGATCTCGTTTCGTATGTCAGTCGGTGGCCTCGGGATTGCCTCTGTCGGTACCATCGTATCATGGGGACTTCTTGGTCGCTTTGGTCGTCGCACGCTATATCTATGGGGTCTTGGAGCATTGGCTCTGATCCTTCTCGTCGTCGGTGCCATCAGCGCCGGCGCTCCTAACTCGGATGGTGCGAACTACGCTCAGGCTGGCATGATGCTGGGTTGGCTCGGTGTCTACTATCTCACCGTGGGACCTATCTGTTATGCCATCATCTCCGAGGTTTCCTCGACTCGTCTCCGCAACAAGAGTGTTTGCCTCAGCCGCATTGCCTACTACATTGCTCAGATTGTCTGTAATGTCATCAACCCTTACATGCTCAACCCAACGGCCGGTGACTGGAGAGGAAAGACGGGATTCTTTTGGGGAGGTTGCGCTTTTGTCTTCTTCATTTGGACTTTCTTCCGTCTCCCTGAGACGAAGGACAAGACCTTTGAGGAATTAGACATTCTCTTTGCAAGGCGCGTCAAGGCATCCAAGTTCGCATCTTACAGGGTCGATGCTTATGCCAGTGGCGACGAAGTCCTGGCCAAAGAAGGCTGA
- a CDS encoding FAD binding domain-containing protein, with protein MKSFVLQAALAGAALAAPNHRIGTAFTERAAGDCKCFPGDACWPATAQWDALNTTVGGNLIATVPLGAPCHDPVYDAATCATLQSEWQDAEIHMGSSSSIMAPFFANQSCDPFQPQSRACTLGNYVVYAVDAKTPEHIAATISFAAQNNIRFIIRNTGHDYLGRSTGAGALSVWTHHLTSTEVVDWNTASYTGKAMKVGAGTQGFDVMEAAHNAGLAVVGGECPTVGIAGGYTQGGGHSALSTSFGLSADNVLEWQVVIANGSLLTASQTQNADLYWALSGGGPGNWGVVTSMTVKAHADAKFGGATLVMMAADNDNTAFFNAIDAFHEELAGMVDGGSMVVYYFAAGFFQIAPLNAYNKTAAEVKTLLAPFVARLDALKMNYTTTYTEYESYYNHYDKYFGPLPIGNIQVGIAQYGGRLIPRDNITNIGSFSRSVAEKGVTFIGVGTDVGKFGNKETNSVTPAWRNALVHATLTTVWNFTAPWEEMIANQDLMTNVVMKEIEALTPAGGAYMNEADFQQPNFQTEFFGSNYKSLLCLKQKWDPEGFFYVRNAVGSESWSVADNGRMCRV; from the exons ATGAAGAGCTTTGTCCTCCAAGCGGCCCTCGCCGGTGCGGCCCTCGCTGCTCCGAACCACCGAATCGGCACCGCCTTCACTGAGCGCGCCGCCGGTGACTGCAAGTGTTTCCCCGGCGATGCTTGCTGGCCTGCCACGGCGCAGTGGGATGCCCTCAACACCACTGTTGGCGGCAACCTGATCGCGACTGTCCCTCTTGGCGCGCCATGCCACGACCCCGTCTACGATGCGGCCACCTGCGCTACTCTGCAGAGTGAATGGCAGGATGCGGAGATCCA CATGGGATCCTCTTCCTCCATTATGGCTCCCTTCTTCGCCAACCAGAGCTGCGACCCCTTCCAACCGCAGTCTCGTGCTTGTACTCTGGGCAATTACGTCGTCTACGCCGTTGACGCCAAGACCCCCGAGCACATCGCGGCCACCATCTCCTTCGCCGCTCAGAACAACATTCGCTTCATTATCCGTAACACCGGCCATGACTACCTTGGTCGCTCCACCGGAGCCGGAGCCCTCTCCGTCTGGACTCACCACCTGACCAGCACCGAGGTTGTTGACTGGAACACCGCCTCCTACACCGGCAAGGCCATGAAGGTCGGTGCCGGCACCCAGGGCTTCGACGTTATGGAGGCTGCTCACAACGCTGGCCTTGCTGTTGTTGGCGGCGAGTGCCCTACCGTCGGTATCGCTGGAGGTTACACACAGGGTGGTGGCCACAGTGCTCTGTCCACTTCCTTCGGTCTCAGCGCCGACAACGTCCTGGAGTGGCAGGTTGTCATCGCCAACGGTTCTCTCCTGACTGCTTCTCAGACCCAGAATGCTGATCTCTACTGGGCTCTCTCCGGCGGTGGCCCCGGTAACTGGGGTGTTGTCACCTCCATGACCGTCAAGGCTCACGCCGATGCCAAGTTCGGTGGTGCTACTCTCGTCATGATGGCTGCCGACAACGACAACACTGCATTCTTCAACGCCATCGATGCTTTCCACGAGGAGCTTGCCGGTATGGTCGACGGCGGCTCCATGGTCGTCTACTACTTCGCCGCCGGTTTCTTCCAGATCGCCCCCCTCAACGCGTACAACAAGACCGCCGCTGAGGTCAAGACCCTGCTCGCCCCCTTCGTCGCCCGTCTCGACGCTCTCAAGATGAACTACACCACTACCTACACCGAGTACGAGAGCTACTACAACCACTACGACAAGTACTTCGGCCCTCTGCCCATCGGTAATATTCAGGTTGGCATTGCCCAGTACGGCGGCCGCCTCATCCCCCGCGACAACATCACCAACATCGGCTCTTTCTCTCGCAGCGTCGCCGAGAAGGGCGTCACCTTCATCGGCGTCGGGACCGACGTTGGCAAGTTTGGCAACAAGGAGACCAACTCCGTTACCCCCGCCTGGCGCAACGCCCTCGTCCACGCCACCCTGACCACTGTTTGGAACTTCACCGCCCCCTGGGAGGAGATGATTGCCAACCAGGACCTCATGACCAACGTCGTTATGAAGGAGATTGAGGCGCTCACCCCCGCTGGTGGTGCCTACATGAACGAGGCTGACTTCCAGCAGCCCAACTTCCAGACCGAGTTCTTCGGCAGCAACTACAAGTCCCTCTTGTGCCTGAAGCAGAAGTGGGATCCTGAAGGATTTTTCTACGTTCGCAACGCCGTTGGCAGCGAGTCATGGAGCGTTGCTGACAATGGAAGAATGTGCCGTGTTTGA
- a CDS encoding deoxyribose-phosphate aldolase, translating to MAAPTTNTITVTLQQVAKMIDHSLLHPTMTDADILEGLRISKKYGVATACVKPYLIPLAKKELQGSGVLVCPVIGFPHGNSTTEVKVFEANQAAAAGGKEIDMVVNIGKVLGGEWTYVAEEIRQINDVVVKHGAILKPNGLYTYNGATVPHLKLMREHSKPEVQVKAAGGIRTLDDLLHVMSLGVTRIGATATAGIMEAAVARGITDQPTEVEFKPISGPSVGGY from the exons ATGGCCGCCCCAACTACCAACACCATCACTGTCACCCTTCAGCAGGTCGCCAAGATGATTGATCACTCCCTACTTCACCCTACCATGACCGACGCCGATATTCTAGAAGGCTTGCGCATCTCCAAGAAGTACGGCGTTGCCACGGCATGCGTGAAGCCGTATCTGATTCCCCTCGCCAAAAAGGAACTTCAGGGTAGCGGCGTGCTGGTCTGCCCTGTCATCGGCTTCCCACACGGTAACAGTACCACCGAAGTCAAGGTCTTTGAAGCCAACCAGGCGGCTGCCGCCGGTGGCAAAGAGATTGACATGGTCGTCAATATCGGCAAAGTTCTCGGTGGCGAGTGGACCTATGTTGCTGAAGAAATTCGCCAAATCAACGATGTCGTCGTCAAGCATGGCGCAATACTCAAA CCCAATGGCTTGTACACTTACAACGGAGCCACTGTTCCGCATCTGAAGCTTATGAGGGAGCACTCGAAGCCCGAGGTCCAAGTAAAGGCTGCTGGAGGCATTCGGACGCTGGATGATCTGCTTCACGTCATGTCGCTTGGGGTCACCCGAATTGGTGCCACTGCTACCGCTGGGATCATGGAGGCTGCAGTTGCGCGTGGAATCACGGATCAGCCGACTGAGGTAGAGTTTAAGCCCATCAGCGGGCCATCGGTAGGAGGCTACTGA
- a CDS encoding alpha-xylosidase, translated as MSAAQRDFLSVLPAQAPVAVLVNIYFEKIHWFMMIFFTSEFRARVQELHIAAPPGSPPRKANPGILGLVLAVCLTSLRYASPEQHSQLVALGVDPDSLQENILATLKVRFLDVVSLGSIEAVQMCILLGSFYLYHGEPELAWPICGSGLRIAQALKLHQRHKDEDEPSTVPDVDNPIHRAAETRKRCWWAIYEIETFCSMLYGFPLSIVDEDCNVEVPEQYPLRSKDASWESIRWKSTGKATVLSYKVSMAQLSIIVKRALSELYGNRKQPNSNELGARPEGPLVQRLINTVTSLDHQIRQWHDHLPQELVFKEDEVAIAADWPGGSNHSLRPEHHQHTFRIQGLALKLAYENARILVHRPLLAYKAMKKINTTEGSDFRSIGENDPLQRSVRSCRDAALQIANIGCTPHFKEVIDTYALSFVALHLFTAGVTLSIMTGLDPLSREAYDSKMGLRKLMEMHSQLKSKSVVAEQGLNILTKLMKLVMTKEMERMLHLDIPPPTETDQNGRDIETRASFNAIEVTGQSPNRIPIDSNSNINQITLQQSPPAADLVEDATASLSFSEDPIITQALSEFEQRRVHFIRKPVAISAMIHHKDGLLIYQYDGEQVWIQPWGPDAFRVRATKAHVMPAEAWALEEEPKQVKSEISLAEDGSASIQNGKAKAFVSKRGKITIYNADDVVVLEEYARNRRDLLDAKCSAIEVEAREFKPLRGGDYHLTMRLESQRPDEKIFGMGQYQQPFLDLKGLDLELAHRNSQASVPFALSSLGYGILWNNPSIGRVVFGKNTTAFEAYSTNILDYWVVVGDTPADIVQLYANVTGKAPMMPEHGLGFWQCKLRYETQEELLEVAREYRRRELPLDLIVIDFFHWPLQGQWKFDPQYWPDPDAMIQELRELNVELMVSIWPTVDQRSSNFQEMLEQGFLVRTERGVRTNFEFEGSTVYYDPTNPGARKYVWNKAKQNYFSKGIKTFWLDQAEPEYSVYDFENYRYFLGPNLSVGNIYPKEYARTFFDGQKEAGQKNIVNLLRCAWAGSQKYGALVWSGDIASSWGSFRNQLAAGLNMGIAGLPWWTTDIGGFHGGNPEDEAFRELFVRWFQWGAFCPVMRLHGDREPKPGGLASSSGAANEVWSYGPAVYDICQKYLFIREKLRDYTRRLMAEAHEHGSPVIRSLFYEFPGDERCWQLGAEQYMYGDAYLCCPIVNPGITKAKVYLPKLDGGERWTTLPHEGSEEQDFEGGQEIEIECPLDWMPVFVRKSKAEVVLQKTEFTVTFGAVFLLATMFLESYSGIFIKMFSLVMRPRMMRSQASLGGPWHLPGHVRLALQGEVMEYADPAQVPQPPGMAEIPFPTPNHASERRAVETSWTLPQVPGDNDQAFPVNNCEVGYGINPIDNFIQNEEFPEQSAGISAINWLSPQYYSDFDWGIMSSVNEREAFSANLDGVQTVMNAYEAVRQGPWLNLLNSQPVQTSNAALPPASAHQLNPPGITPRSRPNGSTTGSVESSSTTATYYVDGAPSRAPFKGRPSQRSLVLDNAARPDDDTPTPSTAVPGTSKEVDDGTGLDLSVQAYDNLLQHISVEPFLQGRSATPLPSIAHARVYFRLYFQHFHPAYNFLQKPTDFYHEPANWPLLLAVCAIGSVYSRGETNLGLRDLFLQFLESAVRFYISTGALDDVAGSSQVSLISPGEDSMGLVIAQMSILWLIYDLHNGVRGDRYDLAFLILDVIIFLERGQDVLLKLGDAKGQMPCLDSIWDQPTAKKLGQQQSKPVTIPEAMEMLYMEKRLPPNLGDFSTMVLTYAIIRRTKEAIYHNQIRLNSWTPTADVQKCGPGDTVEETWPPSLPILSRWRNSACDSLDLLHWNANAIIAKASGWEHPVILHLHLSRLVLLAPITHLQTLAAAASARASSRNVDNSKVEKARSLVAQWALRDQYKARLSVVHAGAMLWHIRRYSVGNFLEPFGIFAATLVVWAYSTMMLFMRRHQNPRSHLASDGPGQQDSPMEAVAEVEEDPEPSFLHLDRPCDDEMVQTYVRLGHKMAGHMAKVGDICNDGAPRKILKEGMQMLKGRPELNGDAASSVGSGGTSENGRGYSVWGVERTYADLLDSLVQSTSD; from the exons ATGAGCGCAGCCCAAAGAGACTTTCTTTCCGTCTTGCCAGCACAAGCCCCTGTGGCAGTGCTTGTCAACATTTACTTTGAGAAGATCCATTGGTTCATGATGATATTCTTCACAAGCGAGTTTCGAGCCCGAGTTCAAGAGCTTCATATTGCTGCACCACCGGGATCTCCACCAAGAAAAGCGAATCCCGGTATACTTGGTCTCGTGCTTGCTGTCTGCTTAACTAGCCTCCGCTACGCCAGCCCCGAGCAGCACTCTCAACTCGTTGCGCTTGGCGTTGATCCAGATTCATTGCAAGAAAACATATTGGCGACGTTGAAGGTGAGATTCCTCGACGTTGTCTCCCTGGGATCCATCGAGGCTGTGCAGATGTGCATCTTGTTAGGAAGTTTCTATCTGTACCACGGGGAACCCGAGCTTGCCTGGCCCATTTGCGGGAGCGGTTTGCGTATCGCCCAAGCTCTCAAACTTCATCAAAGACACAAAGATGAAGATGAGCCCTCAACCGTACCCGACGTTGACAACCCGATCCACAGGGCAGCTGAGACACGCAAAAGATGCTGGTGGGCTATCTATGAGATTGAGACCTTCTGCTCGATGCTGTATGGCTTTCCTCTTAGCATCGTTGACGAGGATTGCAACGTCGAAGTACCCGAACAATATCCTTTGCGATCAAAAGATGCGTCTTGGGAGTCCATAAGATGGAAGTCGACCGGAAAAGCTACTGTACTCTCATACAAGGTGTCGATGGCACAGCTGTCGATTATTGTAAAAAGGGCGCTGTCGGAGCTCTACGGGAACCGGAAGCAGCCCAACAGCAACGAGCTCGGTGCAAGACCCGAAGGTCCATTAGTCCAGCGTCTCATAAATACAGTCACTAGCTTGGACCATCAGATCCGTCAGTGGCACGACCATCTTCCGCAAGAGTTGGTCTTCAAAGAAGATGAGGTTGCAATCGCAGCTGACTGGCCCGGAGGCTCGAATCATTCTCTGAGGCCAGAACATCATCAGCACACTTTCCGCATCCAGGGACTGGCACTCAAACTCGCATACGAGAACGCTAGAATACTGGTCCACAGGCCCTTACTAGCCTACAAAGCGATGAAGAAGATCAATACGACCGAGGGTTCGGATTTCCGTTCAATCGGAGAGAATGATCCGCTCCAGCGCTCGGTGCGAAGTTGCCGAGACGCGGCCTTGCAGATTGCCAACATTGGCTGCACGCCGCACTTCAAAGAGGTGATTGACACATACGCGTTGTCATTTGTCGCGCTACATCTGTTTACTGCCGGTGTTACACTCTCCATCATGACGGGACTGGACCCATTGAGCCGGGAGGCCTATGACTCCAAAATGGGCCTTCGAAAATTGATGGAGATGCATTCTCAACTCAAGTCCAAGTCTGTTGTCGCCGAGCAGGGACTGAACATTCTCACGAAACTGATGAAGCTAGTCATGACTAAGGAGATGGAAAGAATGCTTCACTTGGATATTCCCCCACCAACAGAAACCGACCAAAATGGAAGAGACATCGAAACAAGGGCTAGCTTTAATGCCATTGAAGTCACTGGCCAGAGCCCCAACAGGATTCCCATAGACTCAAACAGCAACATCAACCAGATCACACTACAGCAAAGTCCGCCGGCGGCTGACTTAGTAGAGGATGCCACAGCGAGCCTAAGCTTCAGCGAGGACCCAATCATAACACAAGCGCTCTCGGAATTCGAGCAGA GGCGCGTCCATTTCATCAGGAAACCAGTCGCAATATCCGCCATGATTCACCACAAGGACGGCCTTCTGATCTATCAATATGATGGTGAACAAGTGTGGATCCAGCCATGGGGTCCAGATGCCTTCCGAGTCCGAGCTACCAAGGCTCATGTGATGCCCGCTGAGGCATGGGCCTTAGAAGAAGAGCCAAAGCAGGTCAAATCAGAGATCTCACTCGCCGAAGACGGCTCAGCCAGCATACAAAACGGGAAGGCAAAGGCATTCGTGAGCAAGCGGGGGAAGATTACCATCTACAACGCCGACGATGTCGTCGTCCTCGAAGAGTACGCCCGGAACCGTCGCGACCTGCTCGACGCCAAATGCAGCGCCATTGAGGTTGAGGCCCGCGAGTTCAAACCTCTTCGGGGCGGCGACTATCACCTCACAATGCGCTTGGAGAGCCAGCGACCTGACGAGAAGATATTTGGGATGGGCCAGTATCAGCAACCCTTCCTGGACCTCAAGGGCCTCGACCTCGAGCTGGCACACCGCAACTCGCAGGCCAGTGTGCCCTTCGCGTTGTCTTCTCTAGGCTACGGGATCCTTTGGAACAATCCCTCCATCGGCCGCGTTGTTTTTGGAAAGAATACGACTGCCTTTGAGGCGTACTCTACCAACATTCTGGATTACTGGGTCGTGGTCGGTGACACGCCCGCCGATATCGTGCAGCTTTACGCAAACGTGACTGGCAAAGCTCCCATGATGCCAGAACACGGCCTGGGCTTCTGGCAGTGTAAACTCCGGTACGAGACCCAAGAGGAGCTTCTTGAGGTCGCCCGGGAATACCGCCGTCGGGAACTTCCCCTTGATCTCATCGTTATCGACTTCTTCCATTGGCCGTTGCAAGGCCAGTGGAAGTTTGACCCTCAATATTGGCCCGATCCAG ATGCCATGATCCAAGAGCTCCGCGAGTTGAACGTTGAGCTCATGGTCTCAATCTGGCCAACAGTGGATCAGAGATCGTCAAACTTCCAAGAGATGCTCGAGCAAGGATTCCTCGTCCGCACCGAGAGAGGTGTCCGCACCAACTTTGAGTTCGAAGGTTCTACCGTGTACTACGATCCCACCAACCCGGGGGCTCGTAAGTACGTCTGGAACAAGGCCAAGCAGAACTACTTCTCAAAGGGCATCAAGACATTCTGGCTTGACCAAGCCGAGCCAGAGTATTCCGTCTACGACTTTGAAAATTACCGCTACTTCCTCGGCCCGAACCTTTCCGTCGGCAATATCTATCCCAAAGAGTACGCCCGAACGTTTTTCGACGGTCAGAAGGAGGCCGGCCAGAAGAATATCGTCAACTTGCTACGCTGCGCATGGGCCGGAAGTCAAAAGTACGGCGCGCTCGTCTGGAGCGGCGATATCGCGTCTTCGTGGGGTAGCTTCCGTAACCAGCTGGCAGCCGGACTGAACATGGGTATTGCAGGATTGCCCTGGTGGACGACCGACATTGGAGGATTCCACGGCGGCAACCCCGAAGACGAGGCCTTCCGTGAGCTCTTTGTGCGGTGGTTCCAATGGGGCGCGTTCTGCCCCGTGATGAGACTGCACGGCGACCGAGAACCGAAGCCGGGCGGCTTGGCTTCGAGCAGTGGAGCGGCCAACGAGGTCTGGTCGTATGGCCCGGCGGTGTATGACATCTGCCAAAAGTATCTCTTCATCCGCGAAAAGTTGAGAGACTACACGCGGAGGCTGATGGCTGAGGCCCACGAACATGGGTCGCCCGTGATCCGATCGCTGTTTTACGAGTTCCCGGGAGATGAGAGGTGCTGGCAGCTTGGGGCCGAGCAGTACATGTATGGCGATGCCTATCTTTGCTGCCCCATTGTCAATCCCGGCATCACCAAGGCCAAAGTCTATCTGCCGAAGTTGGATGGTGGAGAGCGATGGACAACTCTTCCTCACGAGGGCTCTGAGGAGCAAGACTTTGAGGGCGGACAGGAGATTGAGATCGAGTGCCCTCTAGACTGGATGCCAGTGTTTGTTAGAAAGTCAAAGGCAGAAGTCGTTCTGCAGAAAACAGA ATTCACCGTCACATTCGGGGCTGTCTTCCTGTTGGCCACCATGTTTTTGGAGAGTTACAGCGGAATA TTCATAA AGATGTTCTCACTCGTCATGCGACCTCGCATGATGAGGTCGCAAGCGAGTCTCGGCGGCCCGTGGCATCTTCCAGGGCATGTCAGGCTTGCGCT TCAGGGAGAGGTCATGGAGTATGCCGACCCAGCACAAGTTCCACAACCTCCAGGGATGGCCGAGATACCATTCCCGACTCCGAATCACGCGTCAGAAAGGCGCGCAGTCGAAACCTCGTGGACTCTTCCGCAAGTCCCAGGAGACAACGATCAGGCTTTCCCAGTCAACAACTGCGAAGTAGGTTATGGGATAAATCCCATAGACAACTTCATTCAGAACGAGGAATTTCCCGAGCAATCTGCTGGTATTTCGGCCATCAACTGGCTTTCTCCTCAATATTATTCAGATTTTGATTGGGGCATCATGTCTTCTGTGAACGAGAGAGAAGCCTTCTCGGCCAACCTAGACGGCGTACAAACCGTCATGAATGCCTATGAGGCCGTACGACAAGGGCCCTGGCTGAACCTCCTCAACAGTCAGCCAGTCCAGACTTCGAATGCCGCACTTCCACCAGCATCAGCACACCAGCTCAATCCACCAGGGATAACGCCCAGGAGTAGACCCAACGGAAGCACGACTGGATCCGTTGAATCATCATCCACCACGGCGACTTACTATGTTGATGGTGCCCCATCTAGGGCACCCTTTAAAGGTCGCCCGTCGCAAAGAAGTCTAGTATTGGATAATGCAGCGAGGCCCGATGATGACACTCCGACTCCCAGCACAGCGGTTCCAGGCACCTCCAAAGAAGTTGATGATGGGACAGGGCTTGATCTATCTGTACAGGCCTACGATAACCTTCTGCAACACATCAGCGTCGAACCTTTTCTTCAAGGCCGCAGCGCGACACCGCTTCCATCCATAGCTCACGCTCGAGTTTATTTCCGATTGTACTTTCAACATTTCCACCCCGCTTATAACTTCCTGCAGAAACCAACCGACTTCTACCATGAGCCGGCGAATTGGCCTCTTCTGTTGGCCGTCTGTGCAATTGGCTCGGTCTACTCCCGAGGCGAGACCAATCTCGGCTTGAGAGACCTGTTTCTTCAATTTTTGGAAAGCGCTGTGCGATTTTACATCTCAACGGGTGCCCTGGATGATGTGGCAGGATCTTCTCAAGTGTCACTGATAAGCCCCGGGGAAGATTCAATGGGTCTAGTCATCGCTCAAATGTCTATCCTCTGGTTGATATACGACCTGCACAACGGTGTCCGCGGCGATCGCTACGATTTGGCATTCCTA ATCCTCGATGTTATTATATTCCTAGAGAGAGGCCAAGATGTATTGCTCAAGCTGGGCGATGCAAAAGGCCAGATGCCCTGTCTTGATTCTATCTGGGACCAACCTACTGCTAAGAAACTGGGACAGCAGCAATCTAAGCCAG TGACTATACCTGAGGCCATGGAAATGCTTTACATGGAGAAGAGGCTGCCACCGAACCTGGGTGACTTTAGCACCATGGTGCTCACGTACGCTATCATCAGGCGTACCAAGGAGGCTATCTACCACAACCAGATCAGGCTCAATTCATGGACGCCGACAGCCGACGTCCAGAAGTGTGGTCCTGGCGATACCGTCGAAGAGACTTGGCCCCCTTCGCTGCCTATCCTATCGAGGTGGCGGAACAGCGCCTGCGACTCTCTCGACCTCCTCCACTGGAACGCTAACGCTATTATCGCCAAAGCCAGTGGATGGGAGCATCCCGTCATCTTACATCTCCACCTCTCTCGCCTCGTCCTTCTCGCTCCGATAACTCACTTACAGACACTAGCTGCTGCCGCCTCGGCGCGAGCATCCTCCCGCAACGTCGACAATTCCAAAGTCGAAAAGGCGAGATCTCTCGTCGCCCAGTGGGCTCTGCGTGATCAGTACAAAGCCAGACTATCGGTCGTTCATGCCGGGGCAATGCTTTGGCACATCCGTCGTTATAGTGTGGGCAACTTTCTCGAGCCCTTTGGCATATTCGCTGCAACATTGGTGGTTTGGGCGTACAGTACAATGATGCTGTTCATGAGGCGGCACCAGAACCCGAGGTCTCACTTGGCCAGTGACGGCCCTGGCCAGCAAGATAGCCCGATGGAGGCAGTGGCGGAAGTTGAAGAGGACCCGGAGCCCAGCTTCCTCCACCTCGACCGGCCATGTGACGACGAGATGGTGCAGACTTATGTGAGGCTAGGCCATAAGATGGCGGGCCACATGGCCAAGGTAGGTGATATCTGCAATGATGGGGCCCCTCGGAAGATTCTCAAAGAAGGGATGCAGATGCTCAAGGGGAGACCGGAGCTGAACGGAGACGCAGCAAGCAGCGTCGGGAGCGGAGGTACAAGCGAGAATGGCAGGGGATACTCGGTCTGGGGAGTGGAACGAACATACGCCGATCTCCTGGACTCGCTTGTTCAGTCCACCTCGGACTAG